In the genome of Burkholderia sp. PAMC 26561, one region contains:
- a CDS encoding DMT family transporter, giving the protein MKPEIERHQGWIEMIVAMTISGTIGVCVLKSGQSAENVVFVRCAAGFACLLPFCWYRRMICKRYFAPRLLAITVAAGVLMVVNWVLLFKAFSLVTIGFATIVYHVNPFLILIGAALFMRQRITRKDVGWTALAFVGFVILVNPASAVATLDIRQLGGIALVIAATVMYSGTVLLTKRLSGLPTPFIVMVQTGVGALLTLPFAHLHDLPKDVGAWGWLVALGVVHTFLLYSLVFSAYQKLSVPSIAVLSFIYPLSAALCDYLFFGHLLTATQIAGGLLILFSTTGLKLQWNLLPRMLAVKSET; this is encoded by the coding sequence TTGAAGCCGGAAATCGAACGACATCAGGGCTGGATAGAAATGATCGTCGCCATGACGATTTCAGGCACGATCGGCGTGTGCGTCCTGAAGTCCGGTCAAAGCGCGGAAAACGTCGTGTTCGTCCGGTGCGCGGCGGGGTTCGCGTGCCTGCTGCCGTTTTGCTGGTATCGACGGATGATCTGCAAGCGTTACTTCGCGCCTCGCCTGCTCGCGATCACGGTCGCGGCAGGCGTCCTGATGGTGGTGAACTGGGTGTTGCTGTTCAAGGCGTTCTCGCTGGTGACGATCGGCTTTGCAACGATCGTGTATCACGTCAATCCGTTCCTGATCCTGATCGGCGCCGCGCTGTTCATGCGGCAGCGAATCACGCGCAAGGACGTCGGATGGACCGCCCTTGCCTTCGTCGGCTTCGTCATTCTGGTGAACCCCGCTTCGGCCGTCGCCACGCTCGACATCAGGCAGCTTGGCGGCATTGCGCTGGTGATCGCGGCGACGGTGATGTATTCGGGAACGGTTCTATTGACGAAGCGGCTCTCGGGCCTGCCAACGCCGTTCATCGTCATGGTGCAGACCGGCGTGGGCGCGCTGCTGACCCTGCCGTTCGCCCATTTGCACGATCTACCTAAGGACGTGGGCGCGTGGGGCTGGCTCGTTGCGCTCGGCGTGGTTCACACGTTCCTGCTGTATTCGCTGGTGTTTTCGGCCTATCAAAAACTGAGCGTGCCATCGATTGCGGTGTTGTCGTTTATCTATCCGTTGTCCGCGGCGCTGTGCGATTACCTGTTTTTCGGCCACCTGCTTACCGCGACACAGATTGCGGGCGGGCTGTTGATCCTGTTCAGCACGACAGGCCTCAAGCTTCAGTGGAATCTGTTGCCGCGCATGCTCGCCGTCAAATCCGAGACGTAG
- a CDS encoding winged helix-turn-helix domain-containing protein — protein sequence MNSDHVKFESFAFGPFEVSVTERSIRCRGEPLIIGERAFDLLVTLARGSGTILSKDELFESVWPNRVVDKNTLESHMSSLRKALGAERSAIRTISGRGYQFVAEINSNTDPRQPSGGLKLPERLSPLIGREKSLSTIAALVKAYRLVTLVGAGGVGKTSLAIEAARSLSSTFFDGVCFAELENLPSGDYVPMNIAAALGFPPADGCILENRAIAALGDKRILLVLDNCEHLIDASASTVETLLRCAPFLAVLATSREPLRIVSEHAYQVPALAVPLNESSSPEELANSASVRLLDSRLKSAGVAMDSNAEVVRYKARICKRLDGIPLAIELAAANVALLGAKGVADRLDDQFALFTKGRRAVPSRQQTLRHTFDWSYDLLPLPERVVFARLSVFVGGFSIETALTNASDSTLLAREVMDAVVNLVSKSLITATQIGGTASYRMPETTRTYAAEKLLESGEHATIARRHAEFFLAEFERVESDWGRGEPEELLHTFRHYHDDLRFALGWCFASGGDPALGIRLVTAAVPYWMKVEYVAECHLNVANAIAQIDALGIVDAKRSVKLHLALGAVLLYEGLAQDAQTEFNRALELAGGSTDVELELKSLHGLWATTHLLGPFDQSLSFAERFSQISETAQRPEDAASGIQMLGASRFCLGDLGEARSHLAAFLSRAPSASNALSHDFQVDGHVAAECALAHTLWVQGYADQAKEAMRRAMERADTLGHALNCWYSRLMCSCPLSLLTGPISQLYDQVNCLSEIARIHGMATWTPYVDLWKGLIISAQGDATAYDRLIDPVFASVHSGWRFNPYLTGTLSELCSQLTLNGRANLAAKIVANAIEHAERTGDRTSSPELHRIAGEIFLRLGTRDSESLAEQEFVKSIDSARERGLLAWQLRAALSLARVRKNQSRHEEARTVIEDVRSRFTEGLSTADLLIADSLLSDLS from the coding sequence ATGAATAGCGATCACGTCAAATTTGAATCCTTCGCCTTTGGTCCTTTCGAAGTTTCGGTTACGGAACGCTCAATTCGTTGCCGTGGGGAACCCTTGATTATCGGAGAGCGCGCATTCGACCTCCTCGTGACGCTAGCGAGGGGGTCGGGCACAATCCTAAGCAAAGATGAGCTGTTTGAATCGGTCTGGCCAAACCGGGTCGTCGACAAAAACACCCTCGAATCTCACATGTCTTCGCTACGGAAGGCGCTCGGCGCGGAGCGCTCGGCAATCCGCACGATTTCGGGAAGGGGCTATCAGTTCGTAGCGGAGATCAATAGCAATACCGACCCTCGCCAACCCAGCGGCGGCCTGAAATTGCCTGAGAGGCTTTCTCCACTGATTGGCCGCGAAAAGTCGTTGTCGACGATCGCTGCACTCGTAAAGGCATATCGGCTGGTAACTCTTGTTGGCGCCGGCGGTGTAGGAAAGACAAGTCTTGCGATTGAAGCAGCACGGAGCCTCTCAAGCACATTTTTCGACGGAGTGTGCTTTGCGGAACTTGAGAATCTCCCGTCCGGAGATTATGTCCCGATGAATATTGCTGCTGCGCTTGGATTTCCACCGGCGGACGGATGCATTCTTGAAAACCGGGCGATCGCCGCTCTAGGTGACAAACGAATTCTTCTGGTGCTCGATAACTGTGAGCATTTGATTGACGCTTCAGCCAGTACGGTCGAAACACTTTTGAGATGCGCGCCATTTCTCGCTGTCTTAGCCACCAGTCGGGAACCACTCAGGATTGTGAGTGAACATGCTTATCAGGTTCCGGCGCTCGCGGTGCCTTTGAACGAGTCGAGTTCGCCGGAGGAATTAGCGAATAGTGCTTCGGTGCGTCTCCTAGACAGCCGACTCAAGTCGGCCGGCGTTGCCATGGACAGTAACGCAGAGGTCGTCAGATACAAAGCGCGCATTTGCAAGCGGCTCGACGGCATCCCGCTAGCGATCGAACTCGCCGCCGCAAATGTGGCGCTTCTTGGAGCAAAAGGCGTTGCTGACAGACTCGACGACCAATTTGCGCTATTTACCAAAGGACGCAGAGCGGTACCTTCGCGACAGCAAACTTTACGTCATACCTTTGACTGGAGTTACGATTTGCTACCGCTACCTGAGCGCGTCGTATTCGCTAGACTCAGTGTGTTTGTCGGCGGATTTTCGATTGAGACGGCCCTGACCAATGCGTCGGATTCCACGTTGCTCGCACGCGAAGTCATGGACGCGGTGGTGAATCTGGTATCGAAATCGTTAATTACGGCTACACAGATTGGTGGCACGGCGAGCTATCGTATGCCGGAAACGACCCGAACCTATGCCGCCGAAAAACTCCTCGAGTCTGGAGAGCACGCCACGATCGCAAGGCGGCATGCCGAGTTTTTCCTTGCGGAGTTCGAGCGAGTTGAGTCTGATTGGGGGCGCGGCGAGCCGGAGGAGCTTTTACATACATTCCGGCACTACCACGACGACCTCAGATTCGCGCTTGGATGGTGTTTCGCGAGCGGCGGTGACCCTGCGTTAGGCATACGACTGGTGACAGCCGCCGTTCCCTATTGGATGAAGGTTGAATATGTGGCCGAGTGCCATTTGAACGTCGCAAATGCAATCGCACAGATAGACGCCCTAGGCATCGTCGACGCAAAAAGATCTGTGAAATTGCACTTGGCCCTGGGAGCGGTACTGCTCTATGAGGGCTTGGCTCAAGACGCTCAAACCGAGTTCAACCGTGCGCTTGAGCTAGCAGGCGGTTCAACCGATGTCGAACTAGAGCTAAAGTCTTTGCACGGACTGTGGGCTACAACCCACTTGCTTGGGCCGTTTGATCAGTCGCTGTCCTTTGCCGAGCGGTTTTCCCAGATTTCTGAGACTGCGCAACGGCCCGAGGACGCAGCAAGCGGCATACAGATGCTCGGTGCGTCGCGGTTTTGTCTTGGTGATTTGGGCGAGGCGCGCTCGCATCTGGCAGCATTTCTCTCCCGTGCCCCGTCGGCATCGAATGCGTTAAGCCACGATTTTCAGGTTGATGGGCATGTTGCCGCAGAATGTGCCCTTGCTCATACGCTTTGGGTCCAGGGATATGCGGACCAGGCGAAGGAAGCGATGCGGCGGGCTATGGAGCGGGCGGATACGCTCGGTCATGCCTTGAATTGCTGGTACTCGCGGTTGATGTGCTCATGCCCTCTCAGTTTGCTAACGGGGCCTATATCTCAGCTATATGATCAGGTTAACTGCTTGTCTGAGATCGCTCGCATTCACGGCATGGCGACCTGGACGCCATATGTCGATTTATGGAAAGGTCTGATTATCTCGGCACAGGGCGATGCCACTGCGTACGATCGGCTTATTGACCCCGTCTTCGCTAGCGTCCACTCTGGGTGGCGTTTCAATCCCTATCTGACAGGGACGTTGTCGGAGCTTTGCTCGCAATTAACCTTAAATGGCAGAGCAAACCTTGCAGCAAAGATAGTAGCGAACGCGATTGAACACGCAGAACGTACGGGAGACAGGACATCTTCGCCGGAGCTCCATCGAATTGCAGGCGAGATTTTTCTTAGGCTTGGCACCCGTGATTCGGAGTCGCTAGCGGAACAGGAATTTGTAAAGTCGATTGACTCAGCGCGTGAACGAGGATTGCTCGCGTGGCAATTGCGCGCGGCGCTAAGTCTCGCGCGAGTACGAAAAAATCAATCCCGTCATGAAGAGGCTCGAACTGTCATCGAAGACGTACGTTCCCGTTTTACAGAAGGTCTCAGCACCGCAGACCTTCTCATCGCCGACAGTCTTCTTTCTGACCTTTCTTAA
- a CDS encoding TIR domain-containing protein, translating into MTRRVYFCFDHDDIASARATVVRQHFRSMNGSEAGFFDLATWNNASKSGELAVKNLIDNGLEGTSATCVLIGTATFSQEWVRYEIFRSIARGNRVFGVHINQIPGAGARVKPNGPNPFDFLALKFSDDGTSVEPTEYVGNAWIQFDRYPPYRLSAIAVASRRGHVVQLSDIGCETFSWSNQDSATSMSSWVA; encoded by the coding sequence ATGACAAGACGCGTGTATTTCTGCTTTGACCACGACGATATAGCCAGTGCCCGGGCCACGGTCGTTCGACAACACTTCCGGTCGATGAACGGCAGCGAGGCCGGATTTTTCGACCTGGCAACATGGAACAACGCGAGCAAGAGCGGCGAGCTTGCGGTCAAGAATCTCATCGACAACGGGCTTGAGGGGACATCGGCAACCTGTGTGCTGATCGGCACTGCAACCTTTTCGCAAGAATGGGTGCGCTATGAAATCTTCCGCAGCATTGCCCGGGGAAACCGGGTATTCGGCGTCCATATCAATCAGATACCGGGCGCCGGCGCCCGGGTGAAACCGAACGGCCCGAATCCGTTCGACTTTCTCGCGCTGAAATTCAGCGACGACGGGACGAGCGTCGAACCGACGGAGTACGTAGGCAACGCCTGGATCCAATTCGACCGGTACCCGCCGTATCGATTGAGTGCGATTGCTGTGGCCAGCAGGCGGGGACACGTGGTCCAGTTGTCGGATATCGGGTGTGAGACGTTCAGCTGGTCAAACCAGGATAGCGCCACGTCGATGTCGAGTTGGGTTGCCTGA
- the zwf gene encoding glucose-6-phosphate dehydrogenase, with amino-acid sequence MVKISAGVGPQYPQVVVLFGATGDLARRKLLPGLFHLSSAGFIPGCRIIAVALDNIQVDEFRRTARAALDEFSSRKVAEREWDTFAANLDYVPLTAGAEALKTAVLNAELSFDGECRRLHYLSVPPNAALSAVGMLKEAGLVERSRIIMEKPFGTDLKSSVSLNARLHEVFEEEQIFRIDHFLGKEPAQNILAFRFANGLFEPIWNRNFIDHVQIDVPETLGLGKRAGFYEQTGAFRDMVVTHLFQILAFMAMEPPTSLEPSPISEEKNKVFRSMLPIQPTDVVRGQYTGYRSEEGVGPESETETFIALKCSIDNWRWAGVPFYLRTGKRLAEGQRIISIAFREPPKSMFPAGSGVGSQGPDHLTFDLADASKMSLSFYGKRPGPGMRLDKLSLQFAMRDTGLIGDVLEAYERLILDAMRGDRTLFTTAEGIERLWEVSTALLESPPPVRFYAPGSWGPNAIHQLVAPRAWRLPFERAWRDPNALGS; translated from the coding sequence ATGGTAAAAATCTCTGCAGGGGTGGGTCCGCAATATCCACAAGTCGTCGTTCTGTTCGGCGCCACTGGCGATCTGGCGAGACGCAAACTCTTGCCAGGCCTGTTCCATTTGTCCAGCGCCGGATTCATTCCAGGATGCAGGATCATTGCCGTCGCGCTCGACAACATTCAGGTCGACGAATTTCGCCGCACGGCGCGAGCAGCGCTCGACGAATTTTCATCTCGCAAGGTCGCCGAGAGGGAGTGGGACACGTTCGCCGCCAATCTGGATTACGTGCCGCTGACAGCGGGCGCGGAAGCGCTCAAGACTGCAGTGCTGAACGCCGAGCTGAGCTTCGATGGCGAGTGCCGGCGGCTGCACTACCTGAGCGTGCCACCGAACGCCGCGCTTTCCGCGGTCGGCATGCTCAAGGAAGCGGGCCTCGTGGAGCGCTCCCGGATCATCATGGAAAAACCATTCGGAACGGATCTGAAAAGTTCGGTGTCGCTCAATGCCCGTTTGCATGAAGTCTTCGAAGAAGAACAGATCTTCCGGATCGATCATTTTCTGGGGAAGGAACCCGCCCAGAACATCCTCGCTTTCCGCTTCGCGAACGGCCTGTTCGAGCCGATCTGGAATCGCAACTTCATCGACCACGTTCAGATCGATGTGCCCGAAACGCTGGGCCTCGGCAAGCGCGCCGGCTTCTATGAACAGACCGGCGCATTTCGCGACATGGTCGTCACTCACCTCTTTCAAATTCTCGCGTTCATGGCAATGGAGCCGCCCACGTCGCTGGAACCGTCACCCATCAGCGAGGAAAAGAACAAGGTTTTTCGTAGCATGTTGCCGATTCAACCAACCGATGTCGTCCGCGGGCAATACACCGGTTATCGGTCCGAGGAAGGGGTCGGTCCGGAATCGGAAACCGAAACATTCATTGCGTTGAAATGTTCCATCGACAACTGGCGCTGGGCCGGCGTGCCGTTTTATCTGCGCACGGGAAAGCGGCTGGCCGAGGGGCAACGGATCATTTCCATCGCGTTTCGCGAGCCGCCGAAGAGCATGTTTCCGGCAGGGTCCGGCGTCGGTTCGCAAGGGCCGGATCATCTGACGTTCGACTTGGCCGACGCCTCGAAAATGTCGCTCTCGTTTTATGGCAAACGTCCGGGTCCGGGGATGCGGTTGGACAAACTCAGCTTGCAATTCGCGATGCGCGATACCGGTCTGATCGGTGACGTACTGGAGGCTTACGAGCGCTTGATCCTCGACGCCATGCGCGGAGACCGAACGCTTTTCACGACCGCCGAGGGCATCGAGCGGCTGTGGGAAGTCTCGACTGCCTTGCTTGAATCTCCACCACCGGTTCGCTTCTATGCTCCTGGCTCATGGGGGCCGAATGCCATCCACCAACTCGTCGCCCCACGTGCGTGGCGGCTTCCGTTCGAGCGCGCGTGGCGGGATCCAAACGCGTTGGGCAGTTGA
- a CDS encoding ISNCY family transposase produces the protein MKPTGLVTLNMRELDRLKVIQAVVDRMLKPGLAAERLNLTVRQVERLVLRYKQTGAAGVGSAARGRPGNRKLDEVTACRALVLIRDRYADFGPTLACEKLRECHGLTLSKETVRHLMTDAGLWIPRKQRPPKIHQPRNRRSCLGELIQIDGSDHRWFEDRAPACTLLVFIDDATSQLMTLHFTATESTFSYFEATRKYIEAHGKPVALYSDKASVFHCNQHASTPDKGVTQYGRALYELNVDTLCANSSQAKGRVERANLTLQDRLVKELRLRKIDTKEAANAYAPHFMADFNGRFAKIPKSAFNAHRPLRGDEDLDLILTHRVLRCVSNSLTLQYDRVIYMLDDTPQTRALAHHYIDVYEYPDGRIEIRAHGSALAYRQYDRLSAMDQGAEVDNKRLEHVLALSRQVQMERDNRRISGSPSRTNQGEPVKPKMRANNTRKQRELKQIDMNAMMLRSAELRAAAVGK, from the coding sequence ATGAAACCAACCGGACTGGTGACACTAAATATGCGCGAACTCGATCGTCTCAAAGTGATTCAGGCTGTCGTGGACCGGATGCTCAAACCGGGCCTGGCGGCTGAGCGTTTGAATTTGACGGTGCGCCAAGTCGAGCGTTTGGTGCTGCGGTACAAGCAAACGGGCGCAGCCGGTGTGGGCTCGGCAGCGCGAGGTCGTCCAGGCAATCGAAAGCTTGATGAGGTAACGGCATGCCGGGCACTGGTTTTGATTCGCGACCGATACGCCGACTTTGGCCCAACGCTTGCCTGCGAGAAGCTGCGCGAATGTCATGGTTTAACGCTTTCCAAGGAGACGGTTCGCCACCTGATGACCGACGCCGGCCTGTGGATTCCACGCAAGCAGCGCCCGCCCAAGATCCATCAGCCGAGGAACCGGCGGTCTTGTCTGGGCGAGCTGATCCAGATCGATGGTAGCGATCACCGGTGGTTTGAAGACCGGGCGCCAGCGTGCACGCTGCTGGTGTTTATTGACGATGCCACAAGCCAACTGATGACGTTGCACTTCACCGCGACCGAATCGACGTTCAGTTATTTCGAGGCCACGCGCAAATACATCGAGGCGCACGGCAAGCCCGTGGCACTCTATAGCGACAAGGCCAGCGTGTTTCACTGCAACCAGCACGCGAGCACGCCCGACAAGGGCGTGACCCAATACGGGCGGGCCTTGTACGAGTTGAACGTGGACACGCTGTGTGCCAACAGCAGTCAGGCGAAGGGACGCGTGGAGCGGGCCAATCTCACCTTGCAGGACCGGTTGGTCAAAGAGTTGAGGCTGCGCAAGATCGATACGAAGGAGGCCGCCAACGCGTATGCGCCCCACTTCATGGCCGACTTCAATGGGCGCTTCGCGAAGATCCCGAAGAGCGCATTTAACGCGCATCGGCCGCTCAGGGGCGATGAAGACCTCGACCTGATTCTGACGCACCGGGTATTGCGTTGCGTGTCGAACAGCCTGACATTGCAGTACGACCGGGTCATCTACATGCTTGACGACACGCCGCAAACGCGTGCCCTCGCCCATCACTACATTGATGTCTATGAATACCCGGATGGGCGTATCGAAATCCGGGCACATGGCAGCGCGCTGGCCTATCGCCAATACGACAGGCTATCAGCGATGGACCAGGGTGCCGAGGTCGACAACAAGCGCCTTGAGCATGTGTTGGCGCTATCGCGCCAGGTGCAGATGGAGCGCGACAACCGGCGTATCTCGGGTTCACCGTCGCGGACCAATCAGGGTGAACCGGTGAAACCGAAGATGCGGGCCAACAACACGCGCAAACAACGCGAGCTCAAGCAAATCGACATGAACGCGATGATGCTAAGAAGCGCCGAACTGCGGGCAGCCGCGGTGGGGAAATGA
- a CDS encoding LysR family transcriptional regulator: MKPQDIDIDLVRAFIAVSETRNFTQAAQRLHRTQSAVSMKIKRLEEQVGQRLFERDTTTVTLSAIGERFVGLAQRLIEVHEQTFFALNHALAAGKLTLATSETYASCLLPPILAEVSETFPNIEIEIRCGHSWKMLESIDSADIDLVIATRYPKRQDGIPLTRERLLWVSKADSEVHLSNPVPLAMFPDGCLYRRAALAALDAAGRAWRVAFTSLNHEGLVAAVAAGSAVSVMIESAVGRQLRVLKPAQGFPALAPTEVELYSRGSGISPVAKHVAETIRRHFAVTQSARELASIEALAKSPAHAKAVAGID; the protein is encoded by the coding sequence GTGAAACCTCAGGATATTGATATCGACCTGGTACGTGCCTTCATCGCGGTCTCCGAGACCCGCAACTTCACGCAAGCCGCCCAGCGTCTGCACCGGACGCAATCGGCGGTGAGCATGAAGATCAAGCGTCTCGAAGAGCAGGTCGGACAGCGGCTGTTCGAACGCGATACCACGACCGTGACGCTTTCAGCCATCGGCGAGCGCTTCGTGGGCCTCGCGCAACGCCTGATCGAAGTGCACGAGCAGACCTTTTTCGCACTCAATCACGCGCTCGCAGCGGGCAAACTGACCCTCGCGACCTCCGAGACCTACGCGTCGTGCCTGCTGCCGCCAATCCTTGCGGAAGTGAGCGAGACGTTTCCGAACATCGAAATCGAGATCCGCTGCGGTCATAGCTGGAAAATGCTCGAATCGATCGATTCCGCCGATATCGACCTGGTGATCGCGACGCGGTATCCGAAGCGCCAGGACGGGATTCCGCTGACCCGTGAACGGCTGCTGTGGGTGAGCAAGGCCGACAGCGAGGTTCATCTCTCCAATCCGGTGCCGCTCGCCATGTTCCCCGACGGTTGTCTATACCGCCGGGCCGCGCTTGCAGCACTGGATGCGGCCGGCCGTGCCTGGCGTGTCGCGTTCACGAGCCTGAACCACGAAGGCCTGGTGGCCGCCGTGGCTGCGGGAAGCGCTGTGTCCGTGATGATCGAAAGTGCGGTCGGGCGGCAACTGCGCGTCCTGAAGCCGGCGCAAGGCTTTCCGGCTCTCGCACCCACGGAAGTCGAACTGTATTCGCGCGGGTCCGGCATTTCGCCCGTGGCCAAGCACGTCGCGGAAACGATTCGCCGCCATTTCGCCGTCACGCAATCCGCGCGTGAGCTGGCTTCTATCGAGGCGCTCGCAAAATCTCCTGCGCACGCGAAAGCCGTGGCGGGGATCGACTAG
- a CDS encoding aspartyl/asparaginyl beta-hydroxylase domain-containing protein, giving the protein MNSRIVGRFEPFISESELQKILNFTQDDSHYDEFRIGDWKTFVIWNDTGADGDGVVSDRGGLATPTSRGRGLPTLNQWITDTFDTRRLKLVRIHSLGDGVLVPHRDFVEFDPGSHPWTRIHVPIMTNDACLHSEDEQVFRMRAGEIWHLDATRLHSATNFSRARRLNVCLDFALGNDHVDSIFRIPNCLDPSIRSEKIDRPAMSQAFLDGILGLSRILTEHNYRDIVGLLSKVHFYRDVGIGHFFDWLITISQRSGLDALYEKSLAYSRFLQTERRLSERFVL; this is encoded by the coding sequence ATGAATTCTCGAATCGTTGGACGCTTTGAGCCATTTATTTCGGAATCCGAATTACAGAAGATTCTGAATTTTACTCAGGATGATTCCCACTATGATGAATTCAGGATAGGCGACTGGAAGACCTTCGTCATCTGGAACGACACCGGCGCGGATGGCGACGGCGTCGTTTCCGATCGCGGCGGGCTCGCAACACCGACATCACGAGGACGGGGGCTGCCAACGCTCAACCAGTGGATCACGGACACGTTCGACACGCGCCGCCTGAAACTGGTCCGGATTCATTCACTAGGCGATGGCGTCCTGGTCCCTCACCGGGATTTCGTGGAGTTCGATCCGGGCAGTCACCCCTGGACGCGCATTCACGTCCCGATCATGACCAATGACGCTTGCCTGCACTCGGAAGACGAGCAAGTGTTTCGCATGCGCGCCGGTGAAATCTGGCATCTCGATGCAACGCGCCTGCATTCCGCGACCAACTTCTCGCGGGCACGGCGTTTGAACGTTTGCCTCGATTTTGCACTCGGCAACGATCACGTCGATTCGATATTTAGGATACCAAATTGTCTTGATCCGTCAATACGATCTGAAAAGATTGACCGACCCGCGATGTCTCAGGCGTTCCTCGACGGCATTCTGGGTTTGTCCAGAATCCTCACGGAGCACAACTATCGGGACATTGTCGGGCTGTTGTCGAAAGTGCATTTTTATCGCGATGTCGGGATCGGTCATTTCTTCGACTGGCTGATCACCATCAGTCAGCGCTCGGGACTGGATGCGCTCTACGAGAAGTCATTGGCCTACAGCCGGTTTCTCCAGACCGAACGGCGGCTGTCCGAACGCTTCGTGCTTTGA
- a CDS encoding metal-dependent hydrolase has product MTATSDHPMDGIEVRPLKFDLSAKTIADCVWSRTSPQFSVFMNAVGIHVPHFERYLIAALRQAKPQIKDEKLRNDVCAIIGQEANHASNYEQFSRRLSGRYPKLAAIDTRSANYFSKHTQKDSVKRLLGFTAGYETFSFLAGLIILDNYDKWFADADPEIKAFWIWHQVEEVEHGAVAFDVYQYFYSTDEIYRRWMITVAMMRVALETVQAYVHMARTEGWFRNPFIGIARMSFCSVMMWRFARNAFPAYKKGYHPRLHPLVTTSQNEIQMGWRRFQKAGGDVLAIDQDKMLRILSSDDAREYP; this is encoded by the coding sequence GTGACAGCAACCTCGGATCATCCGATGGACGGAATTGAAGTCCGGCCATTGAAGTTTGACCTTTCGGCGAAAACTATCGCGGATTGCGTTTGGAGCAGAACCTCTCCCCAATTTTCGGTTTTTATGAATGCCGTTGGAATTCACGTACCTCATTTCGAGAGGTATCTTATTGCGGCGTTACGTCAGGCCAAACCGCAGATCAAAGACGAAAAGCTGCGCAACGATGTGTGCGCAATTATCGGACAAGAAGCAAATCATGCGAGTAACTACGAACAGTTTTCCCGACGCTTATCGGGCCGGTATCCGAAACTCGCCGCAATTGACACGCGTTCGGCCAACTATTTTTCAAAGCACACTCAAAAAGATTCCGTAAAACGACTACTCGGGTTTACAGCAGGCTACGAGACGTTTTCTTTCCTCGCCGGACTGATCATCTTGGATAACTACGACAAATGGTTCGCGGATGCTGACCCGGAAATTAAGGCCTTCTGGATTTGGCATCAAGTCGAGGAGGTCGAGCACGGTGCTGTCGCTTTCGACGTCTACCAGTATTTTTATAGCACCGACGAAATTTACCGGAGATGGATGATCACTGTTGCGATGATGCGGGTCGCACTGGAAACAGTACAAGCATATGTTCATATGGCACGAACCGAGGGCTGGTTTCGGAACCCGTTTATTGGAATCGCCCGAATGAGTTTCTGCTCTGTGATGATGTGGCGTTTTGCAAGAAACGCATTTCCCGCCTATAAGAAGGGATACCATCCCCGCCTCCATCCGTTGGTTACGACCAGTCAGAATGAAATTCAGATGGGCTGGCGTCGCTTCCAGAAGGCGGGCGGGGATGTTCTAGCTATCGATCAGGATAAAATGTTGCGCATCCTTTCTTCGGACGACGCGCGTGAGTATCCGTAG
- the flgM gene encoding flagellar biosynthesis anti-sigma factor FlgM, whose translation MKIDSSNIPAGFETDNLRVAAKSKVQSTGAVQQTSAADATSSTVSLSSLSNLSVAGASDIDTAKVESIKAAVRDGSYKIDSGNIASGMLSSAGELLKTQSR comes from the coding sequence ATGAAGATCGATTCCAGCAACATTCCCGCAGGATTTGAGACCGACAACTTGCGCGTGGCTGCCAAGAGCAAGGTACAAAGCACAGGCGCGGTGCAGCAAACTAGCGCGGCCGATGCAACCAGCTCGACGGTAAGCTTGTCGTCGTTGTCGAATCTGAGCGTGGCAGGCGCGTCGGACATCGACACGGCAAAGGTCGAATCAATCAAGGCCGCAGTTCGCGACGGCAGCTATAAGATCGACTCCGGCAATATCGCCAGCGGTATGCTGAGCAGCGCGGGCGAACTGTTGAAGACGCAGTCGCGTTGA